The Streptomyces sp. NBC_00236 DNA window CTGGTCATCGCCTCCCTCGCCTCGGCGAGCAGCACCCTCCCCCTGCCCAGCCGGGCCTCCGCCGGCCCGATGACCACCAGCCAGGCGGCGGGGCTCGGCCCGTGCCGGATAGCGGCGACCATGGGGGTGCAGATGTCGGAGGGCATGCCCACGCAGCCGGGCTACGCCCGTTCCACCGGCCAGGTCCACGCGTTGAACCTGATGATCGACTTCCCCGACGCGCAGGGGGAGGAGCCGGCCATGGACCGGCTCGCGGAGTTCTTCCCGCAGACCACGGACTGGTTCCGCACCAGCTCGTACGGGCGGCTCACCTATGTGCCCGAAGCGCCGGTGAAGACCTGGCTGCGGATGCCGCTGCCGTTCGCGGAGTACGGGATCGAGCGCGGGTCACCCTATGAACCGGGCTACCGCCACCTCGTCCGGGACATCGTCGCCGCCGCCGACCCGAAGGTGGACTTCACCGCATACGACCTGGTCAACGTCCTGGTCACGCCGAACGCCGGCCCTTCGGCCCTGGACACGGTGCTGTCCGTGACCTTCTCCGGCAACGACGACGCCCCGTACGCGGACGGCGTCCCGCTCTCCAACACGTCCTTCGTCTACAGCCGCCAGGACGACGGCTCGGGCTCGTACCCCCAGACCGGCTACCGCGTGCTGCCGCACGAGAACGGCCATGTGTTCGGCCTGCCCGACCTCTACACGATGGAGGGCGGTGGCTCGGTCGGGCACTGGGACATCATGTCCGAGGACTGGGGCGCCAACAACGACCTGCTGGGCTGGCACAAGTGGAAGCTCGGCTGGCTGGACAACAACCAGATCAGCTGCGCCTCCCGGCCCGGCACCAGCGACCACGTCCTGGAGCCGCTGGCCACCCACGGCGGCACGAAGCTGGCCTTCGTCCCGCTGACCGCGGAGTCCGGCTACGCGGTGGAGGTGCGGACCCAGGCCGGCAACGACCAGGAGGTGTGCCGGCCCGGCGTGCTGATCTACAAGGTGAGCTCGGACGTCGACACCGGCCAGGGGCCCGTGTCGGTCACGGACAGCACGAAGGACAGCAGCGGCTGCACCCGGCTGCCCAACGTCCACGCCGAACTCTCCGACGCCCCGTTCCGGCCCGGCCAGTCCTTCACCGACCGGGCCAACGGGATCAGCATCTCGGTGCTCGACAAGGACTCCAAGGGCGACTACCGGGTACGCATCACTCGCCTCTGACCACGCGCGCCCCGGTCGGGGTACCAGCGTCCCGGCCGACCGGATCGATCCGCCCGTCACGGATCACCGCCGGCTCCCCGGTACGGAACCAGCCGCCGGCGAACGCCTGCGCCGTGGCCTCCTCGTCCTGCCAGTA harbors:
- a CDS encoding M6 family metalloprotease domain-containing protein produces the protein MQQPRHRIRKHRHPVALGAATALVIASLASASSTLPLPSRASAGPMTTSQAAGLGPCRIAATMGVQMSEGMPTQPGYARSTGQVHALNLMIDFPDAQGEEPAMDRLAEFFPQTTDWFRTSSYGRLTYVPEAPVKTWLRMPLPFAEYGIERGSPYEPGYRHLVRDIVAAADPKVDFTAYDLVNVLVTPNAGPSALDTVLSVTFSGNDDAPYADGVPLSNTSFVYSRQDDGSGSYPQTGYRVLPHENGHVFGLPDLYTMEGGGSVGHWDIMSEDWGANNDLLGWHKWKLGWLDNNQISCASRPGTSDHVLEPLATHGGTKLAFVPLTAESGYAVEVRTQAGNDQEVCRPGVLIYKVSSDVDTGQGPVSVTDSTKDSSGCTRLPNVHAELSDAPFRPGQSFTDRANGISISVLDKDSKGDYRVRITRL